Proteins encoded within one genomic window of Tabrizicola piscis:
- a CDS encoding cold-shock protein, translated as MPTGTVKWFNSTKGYGFIAPDDGGKDVFVHISAVERAGLKGLNDNQKIGYELQSGRDGKQSAGDLRLL; from the coding sequence ATGCCGACAGGCACCGTGAAGTGGTTCAATTCGACCAAAGGCTACGGCTTCATTGCCCCTGACGACGGCGGCAAGGACGTGTTCGTGCATATCTCGGCTGTCGAACGGGCCGGGCTGAAGGGACTGAACGACAATCAGAAGATCGGCTACGAACTGCAGTCGGGCCGTGACGGCAAGCAGTCGGCCGGGGATCTGCGGCTGCTTTAA
- a CDS encoding DoxX family membrane protein translates to MTGLLTLYDRATGQMDRAGDWLLPTAARLVFAGVLFGYFWASAGTKLEGVFSPSIGAYAQIFPRAFEAAGYDVGQMGLWQRLVVLAGAWAEFALPVLIVLGLLTRLAALGMVGFVVVQSLTDVIGHGAATGAWFDRASDALILDQRAFWLLLFLVLILKGAGPVSADRLLAGAVPRLVA, encoded by the coding sequence ATGACCGGGCTTCTGACCCTTTACGACCGAGCCACCGGGCAGATGGATCGCGCGGGTGACTGGCTGTTGCCAACCGCGGCGCGGCTGGTGTTTGCAGGTGTCCTGTTCGGCTATTTCTGGGCCTCGGCCGGGACCAAGCTGGAGGGGGTGTTTTCCCCCTCAATCGGGGCCTATGCGCAGATCTTCCCGCGGGCGTTCGAGGCGGCGGGGTATGACGTTGGCCAGATGGGGCTGTGGCAGCGGCTGGTGGTTCTCGCGGGGGCATGGGCGGAATTTGCGCTGCCGGTGCTGATCGTGCTGGGCCTGCTCACCCGGTTGGCGGCGCTTGGGATGGTGGGGTTTGTCGTGGTGCAAAGCCTGACCGATGTCATCGGCCATGGCGCGGCGACCGGGGCGTGGTTCGACCGGGCATCCGACGCGCTGATCCTGGACCAGCGGGCGTTCTGGCTGCTGCTGTTTCTTGTGCTGATCCTGAAAGGCGCGGGCCCGGTTTCGGCGGATCGGTTGCTTGCCGGAGCGGTTCCACGCCTTGTAGCTTGA
- a CDS encoding DNA-binding domain-containing protein, translated as MTQAAFAQALLDPEAALPAGIVDPQGRPAPKRFSVYRNNMASSLTRALEAAFPTVRKLVGDDFFAAMAGLFLRAHPPQSRMLMLYGAVLPGWLESFPPVAHLAYLPDVARLDQAMRESYHAADSAPLAEADFQRLLAADIAGLRLRLAPSVWLVRSRWPVLSIWVANTEGGPQPTPGPEDVLILRPGFDPRPHRLPAGGGAFVQGLLQGQTLGQCLDLAGAGLDLPAVLSLLVAGGAIVGVDQ; from the coding sequence ATGACCCAAGCCGCCTTTGCACAAGCGCTTCTGGACCCAGAGGCAGCCCTTCCCGCCGGCATCGTTGATCCGCAGGGCCGCCCGGCCCCGAAGCGTTTTTCGGTCTATCGCAACAACATGGCGTCATCCCTGACCCGCGCTTTGGAGGCGGCGTTTCCGACAGTGCGCAAGCTGGTCGGGGATGACTTCTTTGCCGCCATGGCCGGGCTGTTCCTGCGGGCCCATCCGCCCCAGTCGCGGATGCTGATGCTGTATGGCGCGGTACTTCCGGGCTGGCTGGAAAGCTTTCCGCCGGTGGCGCATCTGGCCTATCTGCCGGACGTTGCGCGGCTGGATCAGGCGATGCGCGAAAGCTATCATGCCGCCGATAGCGCGCCCTTGGCCGAGGCAGATTTCCAGCGTCTGCTTGCAGCCGATATCGCCGGGTTGCGGTTGCGACTTGCGCCATCGGTCTGGCTGGTCCGCTCCCGTTGGCCGGTGCTGTCGATCTGGGTCGCCAATACCGAAGGCGGGCCGCAGCCAACCCCGGGACCCGAAGACGTCCTGATCCTGCGGCCCGGGTTTGACCCCCGGCCGCACCGGTTGCCTGCCGGGGGCGGGGCCTTTGTGCAAGGTCTGCTTCAGGGGCAAACTCTGGGTCAATGCCTTGATCTGGCAGGGGCTGGTCTGGACCTTCCCGCCGTCCTGTCACTCCTCGTCGCGGGCGGCGCCATCGTCGGAGTAGATCAATGA
- a CDS encoding DUF692 domain-containing protein: protein MLDQTGGGLPAKPGTGYKPQHFASIMADPGPVGWLEIHAENYMGDGGRPLAQLRCLAERFPISVHGVGLSIGGEGRLDKDHLDRLRSLCGWLNPASFSEHLAWSTHDGAFLNDLLPLPYTAATLARVCDHIDEVQEVLGRRMLLENPSTYVAFAETTMDEVAFLTQIAQRTGCGLLLDVNNVYVSGTNQNYDPEAYLDAFPLTLVGEIHLGGHSEDRDDHGNRLLIDSHGAEVVDPVWALYARVIARGGPRPTLIEWDNDVPDWSVLQAEAARAARMLEPVA, encoded by the coding sequence ATGCTTGACCAAACGGGGGGCGGCCTGCCCGCAAAGCCCGGCACCGGCTACAAACCACAGCACTTTGCGTCGATCATGGCTGACCCCGGCCCCGTGGGCTGGCTGGAAATTCATGCTGAGAATTACATGGGCGACGGTGGCCGCCCCTTGGCACAACTGCGCTGCCTTGCCGAACGCTTTCCGATCTCGGTCCATGGGGTTGGTCTGTCGATTGGCGGCGAAGGGCGGCTGGACAAAGATCACCTTGACCGCCTGCGCAGCCTTTGCGGCTGGCTGAACCCGGCGAGCTTTTCCGAACACCTTGCCTGGTCAACGCATGACGGGGCCTTTCTGAACGACCTGCTGCCCTTGCCCTACACGGCTGCAACGCTGGCCCGGGTCTGCGACCACATTGACGAGGTCCAAGAGGTGCTGGGTCGGCGGATGCTGTTGGAAAACCCCTCGACCTATGTCGCCTTTGCCGAGACCACGATGGATGAGGTCGCGTTCCTGACCCAGATCGCGCAGCGCACGGGATGCGGGCTCCTGTTGGATGTGAACAACGTCTATGTCTCTGGGACAAATCAGAATTATGACCCCGAAGCCTATCTGGATGCCTTCCCGCTGACGCTGGTCGGTGAAATCCATCTGGGCGGGCATAGCGAGGACCGCGATGACCATGGCAACCGCCTGTTGATCGACAGCCACGGGGCCGAGGTGGTTGATCCCGTCTGGGCGCTTTACGCCCGGGTGATCGCGCGGGGTGGCCCCCGTCCGACCTTGATCGAATGGGACAATGACGTGCCCGACTGGTCAGTCTTGCAGGCCGAAGCCGCCCGCGCCGCGCGGATGCTGGAGCCTGTGGCATGA
- a CDS encoding DUF2282 domain-containing protein, with protein MSYQSKTLVIAGAFAAALAGAATTASAQENEKCFGVALAGQNDCAAGEGTTCAGTSKVDYQGNAWKLVPAGTCLTMELPAAEDGMARMGSLEALDRDMAS; from the coding sequence ATGTCGTATCAATCGAAAACACTGGTCATTGCCGGCGCCTTTGCGGCCGCACTTGCAGGTGCTGCCACCACCGCTTCGGCACAGGAAAACGAAAAGTGCTTTGGCGTGGCACTGGCTGGCCAGAATGACTGCGCCGCCGGGGAAGGCACCACCTGCGCCGGCACCTCGAAGGTCGATTATCAGGGCAACGCCTGGAAGCTGGTTCCGGCTGGCACCTGCCTGACCATGGAACTGCCCGCAGCCGAAGACGGCATGGCCCGCATGGGCAGCCTTGAAGCGCTTGACCGCGACATGGCCAGCTGA
- the thrS gene encoding threonine--tRNA ligase, whose amino-acid sequence MSQISLTFPDGNIRQYPAGVTPAEVAASIAPSLAKASISAQVDGQHWDLAWPIHSDAKISLNTLKDEAPALELIRHDLAHIMARAVQEIWPDVKVTIGPVRDYGWFYDFDREETFTPEDLGAIEAKMKQIINAREPVRTEVWPREKAVEYYRGRQEPFKLELIDRIPEGEDLRMYWHGSWQDLCRGPHLQHTGQVPADAFKLTHVAGAYWLGDASRPMLQRIYGVAFRNRDDLKAHLTMLEEAAKRDHRKLGREMELFHLQEEAPGMVFWHPNGWTIYRQLEDYMRGRLRSAGYKEIKTPQVVDRVLWEKSGHWEAYRENMFIVEVDEEGAKEKRINALKPMNCPCHVQVYNQGLKSYRDLPLRLAEFGSCHRYESSGSMHGLMRVRGFTQDDAHIFCTEDQIEAECADFLGLLSSVYRDLGFEKFDIKLSTRPDVRVGSDEVWDKAETALARAIEKAGYAYTINPGDGAFYGPKLDFKLTDAIGREWQCGTFQADFNLPVRLGAEYVGEDGAKHHPVMMHRAILGSFERFIGILLENYAGKLPFWLAPRQVVVASIVSDADPFVHEVVAALKKAGVRAEADVRNEKINYKVREHSVGKVPVILAIGMQEVEARTVSVRRLGETRTETISLDSAIATFGFEALPPTGN is encoded by the coding sequence ATGAGCCAGATTTCCCTGACATTTCCTGATGGCAACATCCGCCAATACCCGGCGGGCGTGACCCCGGCCGAAGTGGCCGCAAGCATTGCGCCGTCGCTGGCCAAGGCGTCGATTTCGGCGCAGGTCGATGGCCAGCACTGGGATCTGGCCTGGCCGATCCATTCCGATGCCAAGATCAGCCTGAACACGCTGAAGGATGAAGCGCCGGCGCTGGAACTGATCCGGCACGACCTTGCCCACATCATGGCCCGCGCGGTGCAGGAGATCTGGCCCGACGTGAAGGTCACCATCGGCCCGGTCCGCGACTACGGCTGGTTCTACGATTTTGACCGTGAGGAGACCTTCACGCCCGAAGACCTTGGCGCGATCGAAGCCAAGATGAAGCAGATCATCAACGCGCGCGAACCGGTGCGGACGGAAGTCTGGCCGCGCGAAAAGGCCGTCGAATACTACCGGGGCCGCCAGGAACCCTTCAAGCTGGAGCTGATCGACCGCATCCCCGAGGGCGAGGACCTGCGGATGTACTGGCACGGGTCCTGGCAGGACCTCTGCCGTGGCCCGCATCTGCAGCACACGGGGCAGGTGCCTGCCGATGCCTTCAAGCTCACGCATGTCGCGGGGGCCTACTGGCTGGGCGATGCCAGCCGCCCGATGCTCCAGCGCATCTACGGCGTGGCCTTCCGCAACCGCGACGACCTGAAGGCCCACCTGACGATGCTGGAGGAGGCCGCGAAACGCGACCACCGCAAGCTTGGCCGGGAAATGGAGCTGTTCCATCTGCAGGAAGAAGCCCCCGGCATGGTTTTCTGGCACCCGAACGGCTGGACGATCTATCGCCAGCTGGAAGATTACATGCGCGGGCGGCTGCGGTCAGCGGGCTACAAAGAGATCAAGACGCCACAAGTGGTGGACCGGGTTCTCTGGGAGAAGTCCGGCCATTGGGAGGCCTACCGCGAGAACATGTTCATCGTCGAGGTCGACGAAGAGGGCGCCAAGGAAAAGCGCATCAACGCGCTGAAGCCGATGAACTGCCCCTGCCATGTGCAGGTCTACAACCAAGGCCTGAAATCCTACCGCGACCTGCCGCTCAGACTGGCGGAATTCGGGTCGTGCCACCGCTACGAATCCTCCGGCTCCATGCACGGGCTGATGCGGGTGCGTGGCTTCACGCAGGACGACGCGCATATCTTCTGCACCGAGGACCAGATCGAGGCGGAATGTGCCGATTTCCTTGGCCTTCTCTCCTCGGTCTACCGCGACCTTGGGTTTGAAAAGTTCGACATCAAGCTTTCCACCCGCCCGGACGTGCGTGTCGGCTCGGACGAGGTGTGGGACAAGGCCGAAACGGCGCTGGCCCGTGCGATCGAAAAGGCGGGCTACGCCTATACGATCAACCCGGGAGACGGGGCGTTCTACGGCCCGAAACTCGATTTCAAACTGACCGATGCCATTGGCCGCGAATGGCAGTGCGGCACGTTCCAGGCTGACTTCAACCTGCCGGTTCGGCTGGGCGCGGAGTATGTGGGCGAGGACGGGGCGAAGCATCATCCGGTGATGATGCACCGTGCGATCCTGGGGTCGTTTGAACGCTTCATCGGCATCCTTCTGGAAAACTACGCCGGCAAACTGCCGTTCTGGCTGGCCCCGCGGCAGGTCGTCGTCGCCTCGATCGTGTCGGATGCCGACCCCTTCGTGCATGAAGTCGTGGCCGCGCTGAAGAAGGCTGGCGTCAGGGCCGAGGCAGATGTTCGCAACGAAAAGATCAACTACAAGGTCCGCGAACATTCGGTGGGCAAGGTTCCTGTAATACTTGCCATCGGGATGCAGGAGGTTGAGGCCCGGACTGTTTCAGTTCGCCGTCTGGGTGAGACGCGGACTGAAACGATCAGCCTGGATTCTGCGATTGCAACCTTCGGGTTTGAGGCTTTGCCGCCAACAGGAAACTGA
- a CDS encoding alpha/beta hydrolase, producing MTTYLTTPQGRHIAYHKTPGREPGVVFLGGFRSDMTGSKALHLQAWAEATGRAFLRFDYSGHGASRGAFVDGCVGDWREDAAAVIEVLTEGPQVLVGSSMGGWIALLLARYMPERVAGLIGIAAAPDFTERMWESEFSLADRTTLLEEGVVLRPSDYSDEPYPITRRLIDDGRRNLVLDQPLPVPMPVRLLQGTADTDVPPSVAFGLFDHIESPDLRLTLVKGADHRFSTPACLELITNSVDDVLHNCDAVVSDDTGLLQKSNIG from the coding sequence ATGACAACCTATCTCACCACGCCGCAAGGCCGCCACATCGCCTATCACAAGACCCCCGGGCGTGAGCCCGGCGTCGTCTTTCTGGGCGGCTTTCGCTCGGACATGACCGGGTCGAAGGCCCTGCATCTGCAAGCCTGGGCAGAGGCGACCGGGCGGGCCTTCCTGCGGTTTGACTATTCGGGCCACGGCGCGTCCCGCGGGGCCTTTGTCGACGGGTGTGTCGGTGACTGGCGCGAAGATGCGGCGGCGGTGATCGAGGTGCTGACCGAAGGGCCACAAGTGCTGGTCGGGTCGTCGATGGGCGGCTGGATTGCGCTTCTGCTGGCCCGATACATGCCGGAGCGCGTTGCCGGCCTGATCGGCATCGCCGCCGCCCCGGATTTTACCGAACGCATGTGGGAAAGCGAATTTTCGCTGGCCGACCGGACGACGCTTCTGGAAGAAGGCGTCGTTCTGCGCCCGTCGGACTATTCGGACGAACCCTACCCGATAACCCGCCGCCTGATTGATGATGGGCGGCGCAATCTGGTGCTGGACCAACCCTTGCCGGTGCCCATGCCAGTGCGCCTACTGCAGGGGACGGCTGACACGGATGTGCCGCCCTCGGTGGCATTTGGCCTGTTTGATCACATCGAAAGCCCCGACCTGCGGCTGACGCTGGTCAAGGGCGCCGATCACCGCTTTTCCACGCCTGCCTGTCTGGAACTGATCACCAACAGCGTGGATGACGTGCTGCACAATTGCGACGCGGTCGTCTCCGACGACACGGGTCTTTTGCAGAAATCGAATATCGGCTGA
- a CDS encoding alpha/beta fold hydrolase: MTEPLVLIPGFMADARVFMPQIAQLGATRQVILLAPGMADTVEKVATDAAPNLPGRFAVIGHGLGGNIAIELLRRRPEAISRIALIATDPLPEPPQLAAAQEALIVAAKTGHMADCIAQMLPETALHAAPWRDEVMALVQDMAAMLGPDQFTRQLRAMQRRPDQQKTLRKANVPTLILAGEADTIVPRRRTEFLAGMMPQGCLEIIAGAGHLPQLEQPEAVTKALETFLSGRLPTLLLA, from the coding sequence ATGACCGAACCCCTTGTCCTGATCCCCGGTTTCATGGCCGATGCCCGGGTGTTCATGCCGCAGATCGCCCAGCTTGGCGCGACGCGGCAGGTGATCCTGCTGGCACCCGGCATGGCCGACACGGTAGAGAAAGTCGCCACCGATGCAGCACCAAACCTGCCCGGCCGCTTTGCCGTCATCGGTCACGGTCTTGGTGGCAATATCGCGATCGAGCTGTTGCGCCGTCGCCCCGAAGCGATCAGCCGGATTGCCCTGATCGCGACCGATCCCCTACCCGAACCGCCCCAACTTGCCGCCGCGCAAGAGGCGCTGATCGTCGCCGCCAAGACTGGCCACATGGCCGATTGCATCGCCCAGATGCTGCCGGAAACCGCGCTTCATGCTGCACCCTGGCGGGATGAGGTGATGGCATTGGTGCAGGATATGGCGGCCATGCTTGGCCCGGACCAGTTCACCCGGCAATTGCGTGCCATGCAGCGCCGCCCCGACCAGCAAAAGACCCTGCGCAAGGCCAATGTCCCGACGCTTATCCTTGCGGGCGAAGCGGATACCATCGTTCCCCGCCGCCGGACGGAGTTTCTGGCGGGCATGATGCCGCAGGGCTGCCTGGAGATCATTGCCGGGGCTGGCCATCTGCCACAGCTGGAACAGCCCGAGGCCGTTACAAAGGCGCTGGAGACGTTCCTTTCGGGACGTCTGCCAACCCTGCTTCTGGCCTAA
- the phaZ gene encoding polyhydroxyalkanoate depolymerase — protein sequence MKYMFTYDLMESARNTNEWLGATARAMASYPAFALSMNPMLPMMAAWGEVTERTFSRMIAKPDWGIRSIVGPDGQDHLVDVTKVVEKPFGDLVQFYVRRRAPMARKVLLVAPMSGHYATLLRSTVASLLPDADVYVTDWHNARDIPVSSGKFDVEDYTLYLAEFMKALGPDIHVIAVCQPVPLALAATAYLAAEDPDAQPRSLVLIGGPVDPDAAATEVTDFGRRVTMGQLEHLAIQRVGFKHKGAGRLVYPGLLQLQSFITMNAERHGKAFSEQVFRVSRGEASDHDAHNRFYDEYLAVMDMTAEFYLSTVERIFKNREIATNSFVVAGRQVDMGAINKVSVMTVEGANDDISAPGQCVAALNLLTGLSDDKKAQHLEPGAGHYGIFAGKSWRLNIRPLVLNFIDKASGTGRKAKISLAAGQ from the coding sequence ATGAAGTATATGTTCACCTATGACCTGATGGAAAGTGCGCGCAACACGAATGAGTGGTTGGGTGCAACTGCGCGGGCCATGGCGTCTTACCCGGCCTTTGCCCTTTCGATGAACCCGATGCTGCCGATGATGGCCGCCTGGGGCGAAGTGACCGAACGTACGTTCAGCCGCATGATCGCCAAACCCGACTGGGGCATCCGGTCGATCGTCGGGCCGGACGGGCAGGACCATCTGGTGGATGTGACCAAGGTCGTCGAAAAACCCTTCGGTGATCTGGTGCAGTTCTACGTCCGCCGCCGGGCACCGATGGCGCGCAAGGTGCTGCTGGTGGCACCGATGTCGGGCCACTACGCCACGCTGCTGCGGTCGACGGTCGCCAGCCTGCTGCCCGATGCTGACGTCTATGTCACCGACTGGCACAATGCCCGCGACATTCCGGTCAGCTCCGGCAAGTTCGATGTTGAGGATTACACGCTCTACCTCGCCGAATTCATGAAGGCGCTGGGACCCGACATTCATGTCATCGCCGTCTGCCAGCCGGTGCCGCTGGCACTGGCGGCCACGGCCTATCTGGCCGCCGAAGACCCGGACGCGCAGCCCCGCAGCCTTGTGCTGATCGGCGGGCCGGTCGATCCCGATGCCGCCGCGACTGAGGTGACCGATTTTGGCCGCCGCGTCACCATGGGCCAGCTTGAACACCTTGCCATCCAGCGCGTCGGCTTCAAGCACAAGGGCGCGGGGCGGCTGGTCTATCCGGGGCTTTTGCAGCTGCAAAGCTTTATCACCATGAACGCCGAACGCCATGGCAAGGCGTTTTCCGAACAGGTCTTCCGCGTCTCGCGCGGGGAAGCGTCGGATCACGATGCCCACAACCGGTTCTACGACGAATACCTTGCCGTGATGGACATGACGGCGGAATTCTACCTGTCGACGGTGGAGCGGATCTTCAAGAACCGTGAGATTGCGACGAATTCCTTCGTCGTGGCGGGCCGTCAGGTCGACATGGGCGCGATCAACAAAGTGTCGGTCATGACGGTCGAGGGCGCGAATGACGACATCTCGGCCCCCGGGCAATGTGTTGCGGCGCTGAACCTGTTGACCGGGCTGTCGGATGACAAGAAGGCCCAGCATCTGGAACCGGGCGCCGGCCATTACGGCATCTTTGCCGGGAAAAGCTGGCGGTTGAACATCCGTCCGCTGGTGCTGAACTTCATCGACAAGGCGTCAGGCACCGGCCGCAAGGCGAAGATTTCGCTGGCCGCCGGGCAGTAG